In a genomic window of Pedobacter sp. KBS0701:
- a CDS encoding DUF4280 domain-containing protein, translating into MALKEKVVQGAICKCQFGTTPDQLVVLSHKKWYANDHEAKEKLIVTNKDIGVPFKKKTFGSCAKMNNSPCVPNITKWDGFYEKEKYDPPGGYIILEDSKATCAVAGSPCVEIVKSGQIGVPSSKNLKNADKELQANVNPLINMTDLDKQDPYEFLNAE; encoded by the coding sequence ATGGCACTAAAAGAAAAGGTAGTTCAGGGCGCAATCTGCAAATGTCAGTTTGGTACAACTCCGGATCAGCTCGTGGTACTTAGCCATAAAAAGTGGTATGCCAATGATCATGAAGCAAAAGAGAAACTTATTGTTACCAATAAGGATATTGGAGTGCCCTTTAAAAAAAAGACATTTGGATCTTGCGCCAAAATGAATAATAGTCCTTGTGTGCCAAATATCACTAAATGGGATGGTTTTTATGAGAAAGAAAAATACGATCCGCCTGGTGGCTACATTATTTTAGAAGATAGCAAGGCAACCTGTGCAGTAGCTGGTAGCCCATGTGTAGAGATTGTTAAAAGCGGTCAGATTGGTGTTCCAAGCAGTAAAAATTTAAAAAATGCTGATAAAGAGCTTCAGGCAAATGTAAATCCTTTAATCAATATGACGGATTTGGATAAGCAGGATCCATATGAGTTTTTAAATGCCGAATAA
- the tssD gene encoding type VI secretion system tube protein TssD: MAFKARLNFSGKEYDVLHCAYALNRDVDAKGRPSSGVYGGTIDIEIESTEDTSIIEAMVNNQYKPITGTLLIKKTEEDAKMKEVNFEDGYIVKYSEGINIVGDHPMTLKFQISARKLKLGNAEHLNDWPKA, translated from the coding sequence ATGGCTTTCAAAGCTAGATTAAATTTTTCGGGCAAGGAGTACGATGTGCTTCACTGTGCCTATGCGTTAAACCGAGATGTAGATGCTAAAGGAAGACCTTCTTCCGGAGTTTACGGCGGTACCATCGATATTGAGATCGAATCAACCGAAGACACTTCAATTATCGAAGCGATGGTAAATAACCAGTACAAACCTATTACAGGAACCCTTCTGATCAAGAAAACAGAGGAAGATGCCAAAATGAAAGAAGTTAACTTCGAGGATGGCTACATTGTTAAATATTCCGAAGGAATAAACATTGTGGGCGATCACCCGATGACGCTCAAGTTCCAGATTTCAGCCCGCAAGCTTAAATTAGGTAACGCAGAGCACCTTAATGATTGGCCAAAAGCTTAG
- a CDS encoding type VI secretion system Vgr family protein → MEKKLISEINIEDKEITHFASFSLTQAFNEHHYFELRFNHDQMGAPGLISLDDSRDFVGKTLTASFGHSPENMQNFVGLVSKVELSQSHGYHGVVIVSGYSPTILIDRGPDLGSYLDKDLNEIVKLATKDTPANDLKVVANAARSSSIDYIIQYKESDFAFLNRLSAEYHEWFFYDGKQLNFGKPNSQKEISLFYGRDVQEMQYAMEIAPIKNKRFSYNPKQNEMLLSESTGKVDGTPDLSHAIKASNLTFSKTFNQPSLIRVDNSGDIKSLVENEEKANTSELLKVTARGDNAGLSIGSIAEITMSLRKELAFSTESLGKFLITSIKHHIDENGKYHNTFEGKVSTTERLLVKNFEKPQPDMQLADVIDNNDPQGQGRIKVKFKWECLTNDVTEWLRVVTPSAGIGDRGNNRGYFAIPEIDDQVIIAFEEGNIARPVVMGSVYHSSSVNSSPLVKNHLKSIITRSGHLLEFDDSDGTQGITLTDIHQNIIHIDTKGNNITITALENMTLNCKNMQINVAENMATSVGQNMANTIGMNRSETVGMSATESVGAIKSTTVAGNMNLMVIGQLMEMIEGDVHSETKKERNEISAGIMNISSDEYINKHAQKQVQNNSGESGTGY, encoded by the coding sequence ATGGAAAAGAAACTCATTTCAGAAATCAATATAGAGGATAAGGAAATTACCCACTTTGCTTCCTTTAGCCTCACACAGGCTTTTAATGAACACCATTATTTCGAGCTGCGTTTTAACCATGATCAAATGGGCGCACCGGGCTTGATCAGTTTGGATGATAGCCGCGATTTTGTGGGTAAAACCTTAACTGCATCATTTGGCCATTCACCGGAAAACATGCAGAATTTTGTGGGGCTGGTTTCTAAGGTGGAGTTGTCACAAAGTCATGGTTATCATGGTGTCGTAATCGTAAGTGGTTATAGTCCAACCATTTTAATCGACCGTGGTCCTGATTTAGGTTCTTACCTGGACAAGGACCTTAATGAAATCGTAAAATTGGCAACTAAAGATACACCGGCCAACGATTTAAAAGTAGTGGCCAATGCCGCCCGAAGTTCATCTATTGATTATATTATTCAATACAAAGAAAGTGACTTTGCATTTCTGAACCGCCTTTCGGCAGAGTATCATGAGTGGTTTTTCTACGATGGTAAGCAGCTTAATTTTGGCAAGCCCAATTCGCAAAAAGAGATATCGTTATTTTACGGAAGAGATGTTCAGGAAATGCAGTATGCCATGGAAATAGCGCCAATCAAGAATAAGCGCTTTTCTTACAATCCTAAACAAAATGAGATGTTGCTGAGCGAGAGCACAGGCAAAGTAGATGGTACTCCTGATTTATCACATGCCATTAAAGCTTCCAACCTCACTTTCAGTAAAACCTTCAACCAGCCCTCCTTAATACGTGTAGATAATAGCGGCGATATTAAAAGTCTCGTCGAAAATGAAGAAAAGGCCAATACCAGCGAGCTATTAAAAGTAACGGCAAGAGGAGACAATGCCGGTTTAAGCATAGGGAGCATTGCCGAAATTACCATGAGTTTAAGGAAAGAACTTGCTTTTTCCACAGAAAGTCTGGGTAAATTCCTCATTACAAGCATTAAACATCATATTGATGAGAATGGTAAATACCACAACACTTTCGAAGGAAAGGTTTCTACTACGGAACGTTTACTGGTAAAAAACTTTGAAAAACCACAGCCTGATATGCAATTGGCAGATGTGATCGATAACAACGATCCACAGGGACAGGGGCGAATTAAAGTGAAATTTAAATGGGAATGTTTAACAAACGACGTGACAGAGTGGCTGCGTGTAGTTACGCCAAGTGCCGGTATTGGCGATAGGGGTAACAACAGGGGATACTTTGCCATTCCTGAAATCGATGATCAGGTGATAATTGCCTTTGAAGAGGGAAATATTGCCCGGCCAGTGGTGATGGGCAGTGTTTACCACAGTTCGAGTGTAAACAGTAGCCCATTGGTTAAAAATCACCTAAAAAGTATTATTACCAGAAGCGGACATTTGCTGGAATTTGATGATAGTGATGGCACACAAGGTATAACACTTACCGATATCCATCAAAACATTATCCATATTGATACCAAAGGCAATAATATTACGATTACCGCTTTGGAGAACATGACGCTAAATTGTAAGAATATGCAGATTAATGTGGCCGAGAATATGGCAACTAGTGTTGGTCAAAATATGGCTAATACAATCGGTATGAATAGATCGGAAACTGTAGGAATGAGTGCTACAGAATCGGTTGGCGCAATTAAAAGTACAACTGTAGCGGGAAATATGAACCTTATGGTAATTGGTCAGCTAATGGAAATGATTGAAGGAGATGTACACAGTGAAACCAAAAAAGAACGAAATGAAATAAGTGCTGGTATTATGAATATTAGCTCAGATGAGTATATTAATAAACATGCTCAAAAACAAGTACAGAATAATAGTGGTGAGAGTGGAACTGGGTATTAA
- a CDS encoding phospholipase effector Tle1 domain-containing protein, translating to MSRSRIVGGSYTKVSKGNHQMFSEESIVSSAGKKVQQKGANEGVSHGTPQTAPKPVNAVNVYVGMFFDGTGNNRFNSEAEYYSKINSNNVKYIANTIPAHAVKTITDVNGKVTKVKISDRDSYWNPYSNVVKLYDLYKEEKNPEHTDELHKEYGKHVILKQYVEGIGTKRNLEDDVAGSALARGPRGIIGRVEEGIKDLVKNQLGVVKAKKINKIVFDVFGFSRGAAAARHFCNEVKKKASYTHEMIRDPYDSKGRIMTGKQIVSSQAGGLLGRLLQQNGFKSVGETFSIEIRFLGVFETVISDGIVKENLGYKAIPLTLMAPLIQESLKDIKTAVGGLGIKNIFHIKADSEWRQNFAFTPTNAGHTISMLGAHSDIGGGYANLDKYTTVLDYFDLKPNDTKTWKEKQAVRQFYINQGFCNEDQIKFINTYDHVRETSSTISPYGAVYSSRNIDGPADFPDGGKTLSSSPYYQASQSKVSDHYMLVDERYISNNYALVPMNIMLKKALNCQVPFYDDYKKAPDVKKYFEYEITDAVLNDYLSLMLNVMEGKGIENGSYNIPAEMRKHICNKYLHLSANYGGFDTIRVKTGDHYLLGNLGFVNRPVPYHFANETVTYEREIYQPK from the coding sequence ATGAGCAGATCAAGAATTGTTGGTGGTAGCTATACTAAAGTTTCGAAAGGCAATCACCAGATGTTTTCAGAAGAAAGTATCGTTTCCTCTGCTGGAAAAAAAGTGCAGCAAAAAGGGGCTAATGAGGGAGTAAGCCATGGCACACCACAAACAGCTCCAAAACCGGTAAATGCTGTTAACGTATATGTAGGGATGTTTTTTGATGGAACGGGTAACAACAGATTTAATTCTGAAGCGGAATATTACAGCAAGATCAATTCAAATAATGTTAAATATATTGCCAATACCATCCCTGCCCATGCCGTTAAAACAATTACAGATGTTAATGGCAAAGTAACAAAGGTTAAAATATCAGATCGGGATAGTTACTGGAACCCGTACTCTAATGTGGTTAAACTGTATGATTTATATAAAGAAGAAAAAAATCCAGAACATACAGATGAATTACATAAAGAATACGGTAAACATGTTATTTTAAAACAATATGTAGAAGGGATAGGTACCAAACGTAACTTGGAGGATGATGTAGCAGGTTCAGCTCTGGCCAGAGGACCACGAGGAATTATTGGACGGGTAGAGGAAGGAATAAAAGATCTGGTAAAAAATCAATTAGGCGTTGTTAAAGCAAAAAAAATAAATAAAATTGTTTTCGATGTTTTTGGTTTTAGCAGGGGTGCAGCTGCGGCGAGGCATTTTTGTAATGAAGTGAAGAAAAAAGCATCCTATACACACGAAATGATAAGAGATCCCTACGATTCTAAAGGACGGATCATGACTGGTAAACAAATCGTATCGTCACAGGCAGGAGGATTATTAGGAAGATTACTACAGCAAAATGGTTTTAAATCAGTTGGTGAAACTTTTTCAATTGAAATTAGGTTTCTAGGCGTGTTTGAAACGGTAATTTCTGATGGTATCGTTAAAGAAAATTTAGGTTATAAGGCCATACCACTTACATTAATGGCCCCACTCATACAAGAAAGTTTAAAGGATATTAAAACTGCAGTTGGCGGTTTAGGGATAAAAAATATTTTTCACATTAAGGCCGATTCGGAATGGAGACAGAATTTTGCTTTTACTCCAACCAATGCAGGCCATACCATCAGTATGCTTGGTGCACACTCTGATATAGGCGGTGGCTATGCAAATCTAGATAAATATACCACCGTTCTCGATTATTTTGATCTGAAACCAAACGACACCAAAACCTGGAAAGAAAAACAGGCGGTAAGGCAATTTTATATTAATCAGGGATTTTGTAATGAAGATCAAATAAAATTTATAAATACTTACGATCACGTAAGGGAAACAAGTAGTACCATAAGTCCTTATGGTGCTGTATATTCAAGTCGCAATATAGATGGGCCAGCAGATTTTCCGGATGGAGGTAAAACACTATCCAGCAGTCCTTATTATCAAGCCAGTCAGTCTAAAGTATCCGACCATTACATGCTGGTTGATGAACGGTATATTTCCAACAATTATGCACTCGTGCCGATGAATATCATGTTAAAAAAAGCACTGAATTGCCAGGTTCCTTTTTATGATGATTATAAGAAGGCTCCTGATGTAAAAAAATACTTTGAATATGAAATTACAGATGCTGTGCTTAATGACTACTTGTCGCTGATGTTGAATGTGATGGAAGGAAAGGGTATCGAAAACGGCAGCTACAACATTCCGGCAGAAATGCGAAAACACATTTGTAATAAATATTTACACCTATCGGCAAATTACGGTGGATTCGATACCATTCGTGTAAAAACCGGAGATCACTACCTATTAGGTAATTTGGGTTTTGTTAACCGACCAGTGCCTTATCATTTTGCAAACGAAACTGTTACCTATGAAAGAGAAATTTATCAGCCTAAATAG
- the tssD gene encoding type VI secretion system tube protein TssD: MAFKTRLNLGSKEFDVLQCSFSLNRDVDAKGRPSSGVYGGTIHIEIESTEDTSVIESMVNNQYKPLSGTLVFKKGEEDSKMKELSFEDGYIIQYNEGIAVNDNTPMTLSFVVSARKLKLGNAEHENDWPKA, from the coding sequence ATGGCATTCAAAACCCGTTTAAACTTAGGATCAAAAGAATTTGATGTACTACAGTGCAGCTTTTCATTAAATAGAGATGTTGACGCAAAAGGCCGTCCATCCTCAGGTGTTTATGGTGGTACCATCCACATCGAAATCGAATCAACTGAAGATACTTCAGTGATCGAATCAATGGTTAACAACCAGTATAAGCCGCTTTCCGGAACATTGGTTTTCAAAAAGGGCGAAGAAGATTCCAAAATGAAAGAACTGTCTTTCGAAGATGGTTATATCATCCAGTATAACGAGGGTATTGCGGTAAACGACAATACACCTATGACTTTAAGTTTCGTAGTATCTGCCCGTAAGCTAAAACTGGGTAACGCGGAACATGAAAATGATTGGCCAAAAGCTTAG
- a CDS encoding DUF2931 family protein, with product MKEKFISLNSFLILFAMLASCQSKEKFDWDAGFSAPKNYIAGDPSVSYFYKGVKLAGASSTVGINPGWGETSGGFTSGDDFKPVPDSVFVKWDCGFDLIEYEGGFKLPKEKMLSLFKSKVRDPLGNMENYSLIVTGMAPGGNVTLWMKAGLIKTEIAKFKAKAIDTMSKDDPNRGITIWTSTGDEAKYILSYIKLHGIPYHVWEVGEKEYNYNIGFSSEEDKNYSFGITGYSEDGTTIGYDQEENTLVMLKHNTNYTPSIGKIKNKLPVHFSIQWISEDNEQWYKAEIVLPNNFSEKFTSGEAVKNYGYDRILIKMDKEIPGQAYVFGKIMIQGKDKEDMIMKFRAPKLNNETKKYDFSKYSLPKGYVFPKWQGRNNLTFPKIDFWQEQ from the coding sequence ATGAAAGAGAAATTTATCAGCCTAAATAGCTTTTTGATTTTATTTGCAATGTTGGCAAGTTGCCAATCCAAAGAAAAATTTGATTGGGATGCTGGGTTTTCTGCACCTAAAAACTATATAGCCGGCGATCCGTCTGTAAGCTATTTCTATAAGGGCGTAAAACTTGCGGGTGCATCTTCAACAGTAGGTATAAATCCGGGCTGGGGCGAAACAAGTGGTGGTTTTACTAGTGGCGATGACTTTAAGCCAGTACCAGATAGTGTTTTTGTAAAATGGGATTGCGGTTTTGACCTGATTGAATATGAAGGAGGTTTTAAATTACCGAAGGAGAAAATGCTATCGCTGTTTAAAAGTAAAGTAAGAGATCCCTTAGGGAATATGGAAAACTATAGCTTAATCGTAACCGGAATGGCTCCCGGTGGCAATGTAACCTTATGGATGAAAGCCGGCCTTATAAAAACTGAAATAGCCAAATTTAAGGCCAAAGCAATAGATACTATGAGCAAAGACGATCCTAACAGGGGTATTACCATATGGACATCTACAGGCGATGAAGCAAAATACATACTAAGTTACATTAAACTACACGGCATTCCCTATCATGTTTGGGAAGTGGGTGAGAAAGAATATAATTATAATATTGGATTTAGTAGCGAAGAAGATAAAAACTACAGTTTTGGGATTACAGGTTATTCTGAGGATGGAACAACAATTGGCTATGATCAAGAAGAAAATACCCTAGTAATGTTAAAACACAATACAAATTATACGCCATCAATTGGTAAAATAAAAAATAAGTTGCCGGTTCATTTTTCCATCCAATGGATTTCAGAAGATAATGAGCAGTGGTATAAGGCAGAAATTGTGTTGCCTAATAATTTTAGTGAAAAATTCACATCTGGCGAGGCTGTTAAAAATTATGGTTATGATAGGATTTTAATAAAGATGGATAAAGAAATTCCTGGGCAGGCTTATGTTTTTGGAAAGATTATGATCCAGGGAAAGGATAAAGAAGATATGATTATGAAATTCAGGGCTCCGAAGTTGAATAATGAAACCAAAAAATATGACTTTTCTAAATATTCGCTTCCAAAAGGTTACGTTTTTCCTAAATGGCAAGGCCGAAATAATTTGACATTTCCAAAGATTGATTTTTGGCAGGAACAATAG